TCGTACCTCTGTGGGGTGCGAGCAAAAGTAAGCGTTacattcactaaaaaaaaaaaaatcaatggatAATGTCTTGCGCCCATACCGGGACACTACGCtgcaatttttttactaattgaatCTAGtccaaagttttttttaaaggttaCAATCTTCTTCAAGTTAAAAGCGAATATgctatttaacaataaacaaCAATGGTGTTCcatctgtgtatatgtgtaaagCGATAACTATTTACCATGTATAGATAGTATTTACATgaatttatacttttattattgtAGCTTTTATGatatacaattatatacataGAAAGAAAAGATAACTTATAAGCAAGCATATTAagtgaataaaatgtttatttaaactgTTCTCAAAACATTAACCTTTTTTGGTACAATTTCATGcagctaaaatgtaaataaaataaataatgatctaTGTTCAACTTTGAATatactataatattttaaaacaagtgtaagctttatactgcagaaaaacatataGTATATTTGGCAATACAAATACATTAGCATTGTGATGAACAGAAGTAAAGGCAACGCAAACAAGCATACAGACATAAGCATTATGCTTATATTTATGAAGAGTACAGTTTTGGCGCAACCTTCCTTTAAAAAACATTGTTTCACACAAAAATATGTTATACAAACTGCTTAATCAATTCAGTTAGTCATAGACACCCTCACAGGAATACTGCACTGACAAAGTACCTACAGTACAGAAGTATCCCtcataaaacatctgtcttggaAATAATACATTCACCAATGTAAGAAATACGGTAGAACTTATTACGAAGGAAATTATcctaaataatatatatgatttCTAGAATACCGGAAGCATATAGTTCTGGATTATGACAGAACAACATTTATAGTAGGCTTCACATTTAAATAACAACCAAGATTTATAGAACCCTTACTATACAATACAGGATGTGCCCAGGATGCAAGTGTTACTTTTGGCAATAAGTTACAGTCACAATTTATAAGTTTTCATCCCTCTTAATGTTCACCACAAATTATTATTTAGCTTTATGGATTCAGATCAAAAGTTTTGTATAAAGATGTTTGGTTTAATTATGTATGGATTATTAACCTAACATACCATTCCATTAATACCATACCTGTTTCAGAATGGTGTTGCAAAACTGATCTGGACTACCTGGCCTTACATCAAACAGACTGGAAACTAAAACCATCACAGGACCCCCAGATCTGTCCCAACAAGTACTGTACTGTATGGTGTAACAATTCTTCCATATTTATAACCATGTGAAAAACTTCAACGCAAAGATCCTGGGTATAACTAAATATGTCAAGTTCTAAAGTCAACCAACAAGAACAATCCATTTAAAGTGAAAGTCTTATTTCTAAAAGGCGAGGTCAGTGGTGATGTTACACTGTTGGACCAGTTGAAGTAACTTGCCCTCTTGATTTAGTTTTCGTGTTTCAGTTCCACCTCCAATGCAGGTTCCATTAACAAATACTTTTGGCACCTGCagacaaaagagaaaataaaaggtgACATAAATACAAGTTGCTAATATTGCTATCATTGTAACTGAATGCAAATTGTTAAATATGAGGTCCTTGAATTCAGATCCCATTGATAGTGAATTCTTTTAATGGATTTAGGAGTAAGAGAGGACCGCATCTTGATGTCATTATCATAACCTGCTGTGATCATCTACTTTATAAGGTATTGTTCGTGACATATTgactataataatttatttttagttttctttATATGAACTAATAGTGGACCAGATGTTTTTACTGCAACACTGTGAAGCATTGAAAACCAAACCTGACAAGTTATTTATTACACAAGGTATAGAGCAGtcatggccaacctgtggctctccaggttttgtgaaactacaattggAAAGCTATCTAcaggcaaagcatgttggggcttgtagtttctcaacacctggagagccacaggttggccaggcttgtATAGAATCATTAACCTAAAGGTATAATCAGTCAATAACTCTCTGCACCTTTGTATATCAAAATGTAACATCGTGGGAATGGCTCCTTTCACAACTGTTTGAGATGCAAACGGAAACAAATTTTCCAATGTTACCACCAGCATCAGATTATGCTGTGATGACACAATAATCAGCATCATTTTTTCTGATATTTGATAATCCCAATGACTGATCATATCATTTGACGTATTGTAAAAATATGACAGGTTCTAGCTAAGCTTCTTATAAGGTAGGAATGACAAGCgagtatttaaaaatgtaaaacaccaGTGATCTTTGTCACTGCCAAATTGCATTCATGGTTATTTTACCTATATGAAATTTTCATTTTGAGAGTAACACTTATAAAGTACCTTACCCTAGCCTTATCATGCACTACAATACCTCCAGTTTGGCAGCTTTGCAAATATGCTAAAAAATATCTTATCTTAATCCACATATTAGCACATATTTGGCAAAATTTCCTGCTGAGAATAAAGGTGTTACATTAATTTTAACTAATGATTTTATTCCAAATCTCTAAAGTAAATTGGATGATGGATACCAAGTAGGCAGAGACTGGTATGTAATTGCTTGGTAGCCAACACCATCCTTggccccccgccaaaaaaaataAGTAGACATTAAGGATGCTTGTTTACAAGATGATAGTCTAAAGTGTCATATGGCTAAGTGGCCTGATTGTATTTTGCAATAATATGAAGAGCCAAGCCACTTTATACAGTAGATTTTCCTAAGGTAGAGCTCTTTAGTCTGTGGGAGCTTTTTTTTACAACACAGATCAATTTACTACAGAATGCTTCTAGTGAGTTCAATACTGGTTCCAGGACCAGTACTGGTAGTCTCTGAAAGAAATATAGAGATTTGgattaaaaaacatataattttaatGCCACCGATTTCTCCAAACCCAAGAATTATGATTTAACTGGACTTTTCATACTTTGGACAACAGACATGTATACTACTAGGCACTCATTTCCCAAATATCTGGGACTGCAACCGGGCTTGCCAGACCTGATGTttagttgttttgttttaaagaaaaaaaagagctcACTAAATACATTTTGAGATACCAAATTTTATATCCTATCCTAGCTCTCTGGGGAACCTTTTCCATTGTAACTAAAAGAACAATGGAGTACACACATTGTGCCAAGGGGGCACTATtgcacatgcacatacacattatatatatatatatatatatatatatatatatattagatataaaatatagtaaaattgGCGCTAGTTATACAATCGAATTCAATCAGTGTACAAAATCAACGTAATATATATTCCAAaacagtataaatataaaaaatatacaaaataaaaggaaatactTCCCAAATGTCCAATACACAGTCCAATTTTCAAGCGGCAGCCAAAAGTGCGTAACACAGGATGGTTGATCCAGAATAATGATCTATAACAACGCTTTTCGTCTCTTAACATAAACGAGACTGTGTTGCAGATGTCTCAGTCTTGTTTATGGTAAGAGACGAAacgcccctcgctgtgccctcagcctctgcccgctctgtcccctcagcctctgccccttgctgtgccctcagcctctgccccctcagcctctgcccactctgtcccctcagcatctgcccgctctgtcccctcagcatctgcccgctctgtccccccagcctctgcccctcgctgtgccctcagcctctgcccgctctgtcccctcagcctctgccccttgctgtgccctcagcctctgcccccgccgtggacaggaagaaaaaaacaactacttaccaatccggcggtgcccgggacccagcatcctcttccttcctcatttctcactgaatgccgggcgtgacgtcacgcccagcattcagtgagaaatgaggaaggaggaggatgctgggtcccgggcgccgccagattggtaagtagttgtttttctttttccttcctcttcttcctgtccacggcacccctgtgacagcgccgcgacacccctgggagccgcggcgcacagtttgggaacctagggtatatactgttttttttcatatatcgAATGGATGAATATTGAGCTAAGTAAGGAAACTGTGCTCATGAGGATCCCTTTGGAGCAGCTACAGATAAgcttcatttattttcatatttggtACGTTTAATACCATTAGGAGTTGGGAAACGCAACCTCTTTGTGGAAATTCTGTGTTGAGTGGTTGTTGGTGGCTATGTGCTGATCTGTTTCACCCACTCTCTTATCTTGTTTTGTCACCGGGTGTGATATTGTTTTCAATCGAACTACTACACTATAATGGCTCTCCAACATATATTCTTGTTTTCTATATGGTGAGACCGGAATAATCTGCAACCAGGAGTATTTTGCCATAAGGATTTATAACCTACACGTCTATTGGCAAGCAAAGATCCAGAACGCATAATCTATATATTATCTATTCCGAATATCACAAATAATACACTATGAGACGCCTTGCTGTtttattgataatatatatatatatatttattttttttcaattttggaGTTTAGGGGTCACTTAAATctctgtctttttttaaaatgaaaaacttgAACTCCTCATGGGTCCTATGATAGGCCCAGCCTGCCCATGATTAGTTGTAATCAGACaaaatattatactatttggcaaTTGACTTATGTCAGCTGGCACCGATATACATAGGAATAGATCAGATGGGTCATACCTTATAGGACTGTAATTTGTAGTTTGCTGTGTATTGAATTCCAATTAAACAAGATTTGGGACAGAATTTAACAACTCAagatgcaaaaaaagaaaattaatttaacCATCAAGATTAAATTCCGCCTACTTTGTGTGTATTCATGGGACTTTGTATGTCAACTACTCCCACCCCCTTGCCTTCTATGTACAATGCAATGTTAATTCAACTCAATAACTTATATAAAGTCAGAAAACAAAATCTTCCAATGTTGTGAAACCACGGCAGAGTGTCTGATTAATATGAAGCTGCCAGTTTACGGAAAATATTTGATATTTCAACAATTCTGAATTCTGTTTATTGGGCAATAGTACAATAATGATCACTTTACTTCCTAGATTTCTGCTTACCACACCCTATGCATACAGATTTCATGACATACCCAATAGCATAcagtatcactgtatgagtacaTGCTCTTCCTTATCCCACTAAGAAACAGCAGTCATGTTGTGTATTAAAGGAAAAGCACCAACTTCAGTGCAGTTTCATACTGCCCATTTAAATATGAAAAGAATCCAAATATGAGTGAGAAAATCCATGTGCAATTATTTTGTAAACAACTCGCCTTCCAGTCTGAGGAAAGCAGTTGAAGAATCCAAAGCTATTTTTTCACTCCTTTAAATACTTGTACATTATAGTATGTTGTCATAACCATTTACATCCTTTCTATAACCTCTGGTTTAGTGTGGTGACAAATATAGTGCAACAGGCCTGACTCTGCAGCAAACAGTAATGCCTGAAATTGAAAATGAATATTATTGGGCATGACTTGTATTGGCCTGTGCACGGGGTCTTCATCTGACCCCCAGTAAATCCAGAAAACATCTGGCTGTTCGGCCTAATAGCTGTATCTCTTTCAATTTGATTACCCATATAAATGCTCTAGCCTTAAGCTGCAGATATACAGCATGTGGCCAGCATTACAAGCTCCAGAATCCACTAAATGGCTATTGTGCTTCACAAATCTTATAGTACTACCTCAAAATACTAGTGTGAAAAACATACAATGTAAAGTAATACCAGatgaaaacagacaaaaaagctgtatcaatcatgaataatgaacacAGTAGTCAAAGTAAATAACCAGATCTAATAGTCCCAGCCCAAGAGACTCCACCTCGGTTTGAATTATTTTCAATCAAATAAATTTTCTTCTATGGTTATATCTCCATATTCTCCAACTTATATGTTTATTACTTATTAAGGACTGTGTGTACCTACTGAGTATTTCAACGGCATCCCAATAAACTACAGTATGTAACAGTCGTAATACTTTACAGTGTACCCCTTTCTTGGCGTGCATAGAAGTAGATATTGGAACAAATATGACACTTACTGTTGTGCCTCCTGTCACTTCATGAAGAGCTTCTTGAAGTTGGCTTCCATTCTCGACTTGATCCAACTCAATTGCCTTATAACTTACATTTATAGTGTTAAATGCCTCTTTAGCCATTTTACAATAAGGGCAGGTGGTCTTGGAGAAAATGACTACACAATTTCTAGAGACAGTCTCCTGTcagataaacaaaaaacaaaacagacacttgcgtgaaaataaaaatctttatttatggtttctgttctaaaaaaaaaaaaaagtaaacatttttctTAGAAACAAGATAAGCCATTGCAATGTCAGTACACTCTTGTGTTTcctttgctaaaaaaaaagtttgtgcaCAAATCAACAATGTAACAGTACCTTAACTAGCTAGGTTTGTATAAAGGTGTGCAATTTTTTTCCTACACATTTACCTACAGACCTGGTTAAGTACTGTAAATTGGACTTACCTCAACAATTTTTCGAGCATCAAACTGCAGCCTATCTGTGGAGTTTGAAAAAAAATTTCCCATTCTGAAAAGAATTGAacagaaaatgttatttaaaagccTGAAGAATTGTGATCAAGTACAGTTCTAAAATGTCCTTGATTTTACAAACAAGAAAACAATAGGTGTCATATCTGAGACAGGTCCTTATTTGTGACAAACAGGCTATTCAAAGCCTAAGAAAAAAAACCCTTACCCATTAGGATTGCTCAGGATAAGGCTGTTCAGAATGTGCACCCAGTTAATTTAAAATTGACTATTTAAATCCATCATTAGCCCCTTACTTCTCAGCAGTGCTTCTCACTGGTCTTAAGAGCTTTGATGTAGAGTAAAAGGATGGTAGTGGCTCCCTTACATTTCAGTCATGTAGTCCAAAGAGACCAATAATAAAGCATGTGCCAGTCAACATTCAGGTTGACATATCATAACATATCTTAATCACCATTGTAAAGAGCTGTTCACCATATCTCATCTAACCATTTACATAACCTTCTGGGCCATTAGTCACCCACCCCTCAGTCCTAGCAATTGTTAAAGATGAAGCAGTACAGCTTCCAATATCTTTTTTCAAATATCATCATGAATCTTCCTATTATTGTAGATCATTTTTTTCCCAGACAGGAGGGCATCGTTTATTAATTTTTCCCAAAGTGTCAATGGAGGAGTGGGAATCTCAACCCCTTTAATCTTACCgccttttaaataaacaataacttaATCTGAAGAAAAGGCATTGTTGTGGAGTATTCATCTAATACTCTGACGACAAATATTCtgaaatataatacaattatgTATTCACccagaaaaaaacacataaa
This window of the Mixophyes fleayi isolate aMixFle1 chromosome 8, aMixFle1.hap1, whole genome shotgun sequence genome carries:
- the GLRX2 gene encoding glutaredoxin 2, which produces MRQLSALYCNIFRQVLCLQLREDTYHLSKRLTASFTNRMGNFFSNSTDRLQFDARKIVEETVSRNCVVIFSKTTCPYCKMAKEAFNTINVSYKAIELDQVENGSQLQEALHEVTGGTTVPKVFVNGTCIGGGTETRKLNQEGKLLQLVQQCNITTDLAF